A region of Vitis riparia cultivar Riparia Gloire de Montpellier isolate 1030 chromosome 1, EGFV_Vit.rip_1.0, whole genome shotgun sequence DNA encodes the following proteins:
- the LOC117913331 gene encoding 60S ribosomal protein L10, with amino-acid sequence MGRRPARCYRQIKNKPYPKSRYCRGVPDPKIRIYDVGMKKKGVDEFPFCVHLVSWEKENVSSEALEAARIACNKYMTKFAGKDAFHLRVRVHPFHVLRINKMLSCAGADRLQTGMRGAFGKPQGTCARVNIGQVLLSVRCKDGNGNHAQEALRRAKFKFPGRQKIIVSRKWGFTKFSRADYVKWKQENRIMPDGVNAKLLGCHGPLAQRQPGRAFLSGAVESTA; translated from the coding sequence ATGGGTCGCAGGCCTGCACGCTGCTACCGACAAATTAAGAACAAGCCCTATCCCAAGTCTAGATATTGTCGGGGTGTTCCTGACCCTAAGATCAGGATATATGATGTAGGCATGAAAAAGAAGGGTGTGGATGAGTTCCCCTTCTGTGTTCATCTTGTTAGCTGGGAGAAAGAGAATGTGTCCAGTGAAGCCCTTGAAGCTGCCAGGATTGCATGCAACAAATACATGACCAAGTTTGCTGGAAAGGATGCTTTCCACCTCAGGGTGAGAGTCCACCCCTTCCATGTCCTGCGCATAAACAAGATGTTATCATGCGCCGGAGCAGATAGGCTCCAAACTGGTATGCGGGGGGCCTTTGGAAAGCCCCAAGGGACTTGTGCAAGGGTTAACATTGGGCAGGTGTTGCTGTCTGTTAGATGCAAGGATGGAAATGGGAACCATGCACAGGAAGCGCTGAGGAGGGCCAAATTCAAGTTTCCAGGCAGGCAAAAGATTATCGTAAGCCGAAAGTGGGGCTTTACCAAGTTTAGCCGAGCAGATTATGTCAAGTGGAAGCAGGAGAACAGGATAATGCCTGATGGAGTGAATGCTAAGCTGTTAGGATGCCATGGCCCCCTGGCGCAGAGGCAGCCTGGAAGAGCCTTCCTCAGTGGAGCAGTGGAATCCACTGCTTAA